The Triticum dicoccoides isolate Atlit2015 ecotype Zavitan unplaced genomic scaffold, WEW_v2.0 scaffold179309, whole genome shotgun sequence genomic sequence TATTGTTCTCAGAGACTGGCATTGCCTAGGCATATGTCTTCCCAGAAATGAATTTTTGAACTGTCCTTTATCGCCAAAGACCCAAAAGGAAAGAGAAAGAGACACGCACATGGAGAGAGTACTAGAGAGATCCCAAGTCCAATTAGTACATAATCCAAACAAGTCTTTAGTTaccattcaagcaagcatgcaaccaATTCAAGGCCTCCCAGCTTGCACAATCAAGAAAGGGCCCACACGGACCACCGGGCTGGCTAAGCCCTTAAATAATTCACCATGTGGAGAGAGATTTGAAATGGGAAACATCAAcaccaccagcaccagcaccagcaccaatGGATGCTCAAGGAAGGATCGTCGGCCCCGTACCGTTCAAGGACGTCATCCAGAAAGAGGAGGATGAACACCCGCCGGAAGAGTACGCGGACATCATCTCCACCTTGCCGGGCATCACCACCGGCTTTGGGCAGTTGCTGTGCTACCAGGGTGTCTGGCTGCGCCCGTGGATGGTCCCTGGGGTGATCTCTGTCCAGCAGTGTCTCGTGTCGCGCCCCGACGACGTGCTCCTAGCGAGCCCGCCCAAGTGCGGCACCACCTGGCTCAAGGCTCTGTCCTTGGCCACCATGGCACGGGCCACCTACTCGCCGACCAGCGCCGATCACCCACTCCTCCGCCTCAACCCGCACGACTGCGTCCCCCACCTTGAGGCCCTCTTCGGTGCCGGCCAGGAAGCCAAGCTGGAGGCGCTGCCGTCCCGTAGGCTGATGCACACGCACATGCACCACTCCCTgctgccaccctccttggccgactGCAAAATCGTCTACATCTGCAGGTAGCTAGCACGTACAACTTTTGCTTGTAAAATAGTAGTAAATTTTGCGGCCTGATGGATGCAGGGAGCCCAAGGATATGCTGGTTTCCATGTGGCACTTCATCATGGCCGCAGGAGGCGACGCCTTCCCCTTCTCCGACCTCTTCGAGTTTGCATGCGAGGGTAAAAACCCCCACGGCCCCATTTGGGATCACGTTCTCGGCTACTCGCGCGCCAGCAAAGCAAGTCCGGACAGGGTCCTCTTCCTAAGGTACGAGGAGATGCTGCTTGACCCTGTCAGCAGTGTCCGGGAGCTCGCCTTGTTCCTCGGTGTGCCCTTcacggcggcggaggaggcggcgggctcGCCCATGGACATTTGCAACCTGTGCAGCATCGACACGATGAAAAACCTGGAGGCGAACAACACTGGAGTGGCTGGGCAGTTCGTGGAGGTCCCGCATCAATCCTTCTTCAGGAAAGGGGGCGTGGGGGACTGGGCCAACCATATGACGCCGGAGATGGTCCGCCGCATCGACGCCATCGTCGAGGACAAGCTCCGAGGATCGGGACTCAGCTTCACGCGCTGACAACAAGACGCGCACGATGGATGGACGCACGCCTAACTCAAGCTAGCTAGTATCTGTTTCTACTCCATCCACTTTAATTatcctttatcccattcttgttattGTATCTTTAATTGTGTCTTTTGCTAATCTGAGTGTCAGGTCAGCCAATTCATGGACTCTTTAGTTATTCTTCTCCATTTCAGTAACCTGCTATCATTTACCTTCCGCCTACGCGCGGCGCGACCTACTAAATTCTACTGTTACTTGAATCTTGTGTTTGATTTCACCGATTAATAAAACTGGGGGCGCGCCCTGTTTATCTAAAATACTGGTACAGTACCACACTGAAGTGACTAAGATGTTTACAACCATTAAAAAATTGTCATTAAAAATTATTTCGTTGAGCCGTGACTTAAAACGGAGCGGCGGCAGCTTGATTCACCCTGTAAATTATTCACCTCATCTTCATGCATTGACCACAAGATGCGGATGATGGATGCACGCCTGCCTCTAGCTAGTATATATTTCTACTCCGGCCATTTTAATTTTCCCTTATCCCATTCGGGTTAGTACTTTacgttttgcatatcacataattcaacaaaagtattaagatGAGATATAGCTTTTTCATTAGGATTTCTAGGAAAATTTTCTTCAATAACAAGGATTAACAATGCACATTTTATACCATACGACTCCGCACTACTGAGGGGGTGGGGGGGAGCAATTGGTGTactaataaaattattattattaatattCAAGAAATCGCACAACTTGATgaaacatcgttgtggttttgtgcgtaggtaagaacggttcttgctagaagcctgtagcagccacgtaaaacttgcaacaacaaagtagaggacgtctgacttgttcttgcagggcatgcatgtgatatacgttgttgtatgagatgaacatgttttgtaaaagttatctgcAACcgacaggagttgcaactagtttctggtgtttgtaggttgtgctagtagtctaccaagtggcacccaatacaggtgggcttgggacagactaggcaccgtggcccggtgtaccaagtggcacccggatggtggacctgGGAACccagcacacatcgtttggggtcgtactggaaacctcggccggacttccTTGCGGGTCGGActtaaataggcgataaacctggactagagactcgtgtGGTTCGTTagttcgtggccgacaccctcgtcaggcttccgtttgaaggttgccgagatacatgaagtGTATATATatgatggtaagtggtgagagagtgtgtgtgaggaagtacacccctgcagggttaatgatctattcgaatagccgcgcccgcggatatagACTACTTGGAAGCTTACATTGTAAATAGACAAGttgaaatggatactctaaaatgcgcaagataagcgtgagtgctatggatggccttatcGTAGGAgggcgggagtggatccatagtgatgtattgatatggtgaatatgtggactcctgTGCGCTTTGTCACCCAAAGGAGTTACTCCTAGTCGTAGTTCAGAATAGCCacggagtcaaagctggcttgctgcagttaatccCCACagccccctttattgatactgatgcatatgtagttagttctgatgtaagtcttactgaGTACCTTTATACTCACGGTtgcttaatttatatttttgcagacgagacttcagtctcgctagtgttTTTTGTGATGTGTTCGACGTTGACCTATTAGTTTGGGAATCCCAGACAAAGGTCTGGGTCctatggagggtcttgtagatagacagactttctagccttctttcttttcagctgtctgtactcagacatgtttatgctttcgttgcttgtatgactttggatgttgggtcatgagacccatgtttgtaatatcatgctatttatggctcttcggagcctcttaaatgaatacttgagtcgtagagttatgttgtgatgacatgttgtatctacacatatcgtgcatattgtgtgtatgtttgaagtaCATTGCTTTGTGTGGAATTCGACACCTAGTTATCTGCTTTGGTAGCCCTCCTTACGGGgaatccactgagccatggtagatcGATACTGCCCTGGAACACATGGATTGAtcggcatgtatccttctttgcTTTTGTGTCTGTCCctatggggaaatgtcacacggtgtttTACtggagtccttgtagcttgctacgactcggTTGCACACGCCGATGATCGACACGTGCATTGCTGGGTTACATATGCCTGTCCCTGTACATTTGTGCCAACTTGGTCTATGACTAGTCATGTTGAcccgggttctctgccatatggatgctagcatcacaatcatatacgtgagccaaaagacgcaaacggtcctgaCCAAGGTAAAGGCGGCAGCCGTGGGTTA encodes the following:
- the LOC119344681 gene encoding cytosolic sulfotransferase 8-like; this encodes MDAQGRIVGPVPFKDVIQKEEDEHPPEEYADIISTLPGITTGFGQLLCYQGVWLRPWMVPGVISVQQCLVSRPDDVLLASPPKCGTTWLKALSLATMARATYSPTSADHPLLRLNPHDCVPHLEALFGAGQEAKLEALPSRRLMHTHMHHSLLPPSLADCKIVYICREPKDMLVSMWHFIMAAGGDAFPFSDLFEFACEGKNPHGPIWDHVLGYSRASKASPDRVLFLRYEEMLLDPVSSVRELALFLGVPFTAAEEAAGSPMDICNLCSIDTMKNLEANNTGVAGQFVEVPHQSFFRKGGVGDWANHMTPEMVRRIDAIVEDKLRGSGLSFTR